Proteins from a single region of Numenius arquata chromosome Z, bNumArq3.hap1.1, whole genome shotgun sequence:
- the SRP19 gene encoding signal recognition particle 19 kDa protein, which produces MAAAATATSPADKERFICIYPAYLNNKKTIAEGRRIPIDKAVENPTSTEIQDVCAAVGFNVLLEKNKMYPREWNRDVQYRGRVRIQLKQDDGNPCLPQFPTRKSVMLYAAETIPKLKTRTQKMGGSDQSLQQGEGGKKGKGKKKK; this is translated from the exons atTCATCTGCATTTATCCAGCATATTTGAATAACAAGAAGACAATAGCAGAAGGAAGAAGGATACCTATAGACAAA GCAGTTGAAAATCCCACATCTACGGAAATCCAAGATGTATGTGCAGCAGTTGGATTCAACGTGCTATtagag AAAAATAAGATGTATCCTAGAGAGTGGAACAGAGATGTGCAGTACAGAGGTAGAGTACGAATCCAGCTCAAACAAGATGATGGCAACCCGTGTTTACCTCAGTTCCCAACAC GTAAATCAGTGATGCTATACGCTGCAGAAACCATTCCCAAACTGAAAACAAGAACCCAAAAGATGGGAGGTAGCGATCAAAGTCTTCAGCaaggagagggaggcaaaaaagggaaagggaagaaaaagaaatga